A single region of the Liolophura sinensis isolate JHLJ2023 chromosome 9, CUHK_Ljap_v2, whole genome shotgun sequence genome encodes:
- the LOC135475188 gene encoding dynein light chain roadblock-type 2 isoform X2, translating to MSEVEETLKRIQSHRGVIGVIVVNSEGIPIRTTLDNATTVQCAGLIHQLTAKARSVVRDIDPQNDLTFLRVKSKKHEIMVAPDKEYLLIVLQQ from the exons TCTGAAGTAGAAGAAACTCTTAAGAGGATTCAAAGTCACAGAGGTGTAATTGGAGTTATTGTGGTCAATAGTGAAG GTATTCCAATCAGGACGACATTAGACAATGCAACCACAGTACAGTGTGCTGGACTGATTCATCAGTTGACAGCCAAAGCCAGGAGTGTTGTTCGAGACATTGACCCTCAAAATGACCTGACATTTCTTCGAGTGAAGTCAAAGAAGCACGAGATTATGGTAGCACCAG ACAAGGAATACCTCCTTATTGTCTTGCAACAGTGA
- the LOC135475188 gene encoding dynein light chain roadblock-type 2 isoform X1 — MSEVEETLKRIQSHRGVIGVIVVNSEGIPIRTTLDNATTVQCAGLIHQLTAKARSVVRDIDPQNDLTFLRVKSKKHEIMVAPDNEYLLIVTQNPDAS, encoded by the exons TCTGAAGTAGAAGAAACTCTTAAGAGGATTCAAAGTCACAGAGGTGTAATTGGAGTTATTGTGGTCAATAGTGAAG GTATTCCAATCAGGACGACATTAGACAATGCAACCACAGTACAGTGTGCTGGACTGATTCATCAGTTGACAGCCAAAGCCAGGAGTGTTGTTCGAGACATTGACCCTCAAAATGACCTGACATTTCTTCGAGTGAAGTCAAAGAAGCACGAGATTATGGTAGCACCAG ACAATGAGTATTTGTTGATTGTGACCCAGAACCCAGATGCTTCATAA